The DNA region GGCCAGACCGAGGCGCCGATGATGATCTCGATGATGGCGCCCGCCGATCACTACAATGCAGACGGCACCATCGCGATGGAGCGCCTTGCCTCCGCCGGGCGGATCGGTCCGCTGGTGCAGGCCGGCATCATGGATGGCGACGGCAAGCTGTTGCCCGCCGGATCGCGCGGCGAGATCGTGGTGCGCGGTTCGCTTGTCATGGAGGGCTACTACAAGAACCCGGAGGCCACGCGTGAGGCCTCGGCGCATGGTTGGCACCACACCGGCGATATCGGCTACATCGACGGCGACGGTTATCTCTACATCGTCGACCGCGCCAAGGACATGATCATCACCGGCGGCTTCAACGTCTACTCGATCGAGGTCGAGAACGCGTTGCGCGCCCACGAGGCGGTGCAGGATTGTGCCGTGATCGGGCTGCCCGACGACAAATGGGGCGAGCGCATCGTCGCGGTGGTGCAGCCGCGCGCCGGCCAGACCGTCGATGCGACGGCGCTGGCCGCGTTCGTCAAGCAGCAGGTCGGCAGCATCAAGACGCCGAAGCAGATTGAGGTCTGGGACGATCTGCCGCGTTCCAAGGTCGGCAAGGTGCTGAAGCCGGACATCCGCGCGCGCTTGACGGAGCGTTCAGGCGGCTAGAGCCTATCCCGTTCCGATTGAATCGGAACGGGGCTCTAGATTCTTGTTTTGACGCGTTTTCTTCACGCGAACCGGTATCCACTTCGCTCGAAAACGCTCTAGGCGGCGCTTGATGGTGACGCTGTGGACCTGACGCTGTTGCCGCATCAGGTTTTAAACGCTCGCTATTCGCCGGCTTTGAGCGTAGAGTCGCGTCATCACCGCCCATCCACGGCATCCACCGGTGACTGAGGGTAACGTAGGGCTCCCGCCAACAGATGAGGAGCATACGTGTCTGGGTTTCGTCTGGCCGATTGGATCGTGCCGCCGGTGATCGTTCCCCTGTTTCTTTTGCTCCTGGTGGCCGCTGCCGCCGTCTTGCATGGATAAGGCACCTCAACGATGAATTCGTCAGTGCCGGCGTTTGGCCACGCCAGGCCGACGCTTGATGCGACCGGCAACGCGCAAGCGCGCAGTCGGCGCACAACCAAAATCACGAAATGCTCAGTGTGATGATCGCCCGGAAAGGCACCTGTATGAGAACGCTGCTATTCGCCGCGGTTGCGGCCGGCCTGCTTGCACAAGGCGCGCTCGCCGCAGAACCGGCCTGCCACAAGATCGAAGGCACGGTCGGTCGTCTCGCCTGCTACGATGCCGCGTTCCCTCCGACGGTCAAGAAGCCTCCGGCCATCGATAGCAACGCGCCGCGATCCGAATACAAGGACCCGTTGATCGCGGAAGATGCCCGCGTTGCGGCGAAGCTGAAGAATATCTGCCGCGGCTGCTGAGATCTGCGACCACGCGCACGGGAGCGGGAGACAGCGAGGGCGATCGATGGTTTCGTCATATGCCCTGTCCGACGCGTTTCCAGCTTCGGCGCGATCAAGATTTCCGCGCCCGTTGTGACGACAAACGCTGCGTGCGGCGTTCGCCGCCGGCGTCAACCGCGTCTCTTGGCAGCACAAAGGAGCCTTCATGGCCCGCGAAACGACCTACGTCGTGCAGGCATTCAACGCCGGCAAGGGTGGGCATCTGAAGCCCGACTCTCCAATCGTCTGCAAGACGGCAAATGGCGCGCTGCGAACGGCAGAGCGCCTGGCGTTGAGCAAGCTCGCCGTCGTCGCATTCTCGTCCACCGGCGACCCCGAAATGGGCGACTATGATGATGAGCCCATGGTCTTCTTCCGGAAGGGTGAGCTTCCGGCCAATTTCGGCTGAATCCCTGGTTGCGAGTGAGCAGGTACGTACGGGAGGACCTAGATGAGCGAGCGACTTGAAACACTGAAGAAGGCCCGCGATCGCATGATCGAGGACAGGGACGCACACGCGAAAGTGCTGGCCGCTCCGTTCGATCGTGACAAGGCGGAGCGGGCCCGCAGCAAGTTCGTCGAAGTGCAGGCGCTGGTTGAAGCCTTGGACCGCGCCATCAGCGCGGAGGACTCCGCTACAGCAAGGGACTAAAGCCGGAAACCGCACGCGGCTGACGGAGCGCCAGCTCGCGATCGGCGTTCACCTCTTGCCGTATTCGGTGAAAACGTAATCGCGGTTTTGCACCACGGTGTGGCAGGCATAGCCGCACTTCGCGTCGTTCTCCTGTGGCGGATTGTCCGTCGTGGTGGCCGGCCTGAACACATCCGACGCCGCATCATACTCGAACGCGCCGTATCCCCATCCGCCGCTGTCTGCGAACCGCTTGCTGTCCTTCACCATGAAGTCGACGTCGTGCTGCGTACCCGGCACCGTCGGCTGACCGGGATACGCCTCCTGCTTTTTCGGGATCCAATGGATCTTCGCCATCCTGGCGCCGTCC from Bradyrhizobium sp. B124 includes:
- a CDS encoding type VI secretion protein, with product MRTLLFAAVAAGLLAQGALAAEPACHKIEGTVGRLACYDAAFPPTVKKPPAIDSNAPRSEYKDPLIAEDARVAAKLKNICRGC
- a CDS encoding cytochrome P460 family protein, which translates into the protein MRKSSLINLVASVSISVLATGVAISAQDKYSLQVPGGLAFSEFRGYEDWSVIAISENEGVIAVILGNPAMIGAYREGVPGNSKPFPDGARMAKIHWIPKKQEAYPGQPTVPGTQHDVDFMVKDSKRFADSGGWGYGAFEYDAASDVFRPATTTDNPPQENDAKCGYACHTVVQNRDYVFTEYGKR